The genomic DNA ACACATTCTGACCTGGAAGACTTAGATGGTGAAGTCTCCAGTATGTCTGAGGCTGTAACTTTTCCAGAGCTGCAGACTGCTTCGCTGTACGAAGCAGAGGAGGACTGGGATAAAGAATTGGAGAACTCTGAATGTAATCCTTATGGTAAGTACAAATTTACTTGTGCTTCATTTGAGTTTTGGTTAGTATGTGATTGGAGGTAGGTGCTTTGCAGGAGAATGTGTTTGAATAACTCCACATTCTATTTTGGGAAGcagtttttttgttcttgttgacCTCATGGTCAAAATGCATAATTCTGTTGTCAAATACGGGATTTAAAGGCAGTGTTACAAAGTTCACATGAAACTCTTGCTTGAGCAATTGAATTCTTAGGGAGTGGAACGGTAAAGAGAAGAATTGTATGTGTGTATCGAGTTTCTCTGGAGAAGCTAGGTCTCAGTAATATATCTTTGTTATTctgaagcagaagaggaaggcaCATGGAGTGCAGGAATGTAACTTTTTTGTGTAAAAGGAGTTCTTCCTTTCCCCCAAGAAAATTAATTGAGACTGTAGACTGTAATGTCCCTCTAGAGCGTGGAGTTCTTTGGAGGGGAGCAGTACAAGCACTCAGTCTCTGAGTACTGGcttgttgttgcttttgttttgttggggtttttttttgttgttgtaggaTTTTTTTGGGTCTTTGAGTTTTTTTAAGCTTGATCCTCATAAATGGTTGTGCATGTGATCAGTCCCATGGACAAAGGTGGCGATGGATAGAAGCAGATTCATCCACGTTTTTAGAATTGTATTAACCCTCCAGTTTGTAAACTGTTTTGTGGTGACTCATGTTGAACTGAGAGTCTCAATCTTCATTTGTCAAACTGTACATTGGGATAGAACAAGTAGATGGAGTTTAGCCAGCAGTGGTGACCTGCTGTGTCTTTGCTGAAGCAGAGTAGtaccatttccattttcttctcattAATGCATATCTTCTGTAATTAATACAAACACATCTTTCTTTCcttagaaaatataaattatctgTTAATTTTAATTCCATAAATGGCTGTTGTATTCAAGTTCCGTTGTTTGATAACAGAAGGAAGTGGGAAAGTTTTTGCAGCCTTCCTATAAAGTCATTgtgattttaaaatggaaacacagTAGTGGTTTTTCACACTGGGTAATCTGAGAAAAAGACCATTTCCTTTTTGGATGTTTCTATctcttccatccttccttcccttttaatCTCTCATATGCTCAAGTTTAtggaatgttttgattttttttatatttttttttttactggaactGTCACaagttcttttgctttatttaactAACTCATCCCTACCTGTAGCTTACACTCTTCAAATCCTCACAAATTAAGGAAGCTGTGATTATGGGGTTCAGGTGCTTGTGAAGGATACCGAGTCTGAGTTGTTAACTGCTACAAGTAAAAAATGTGCTTGGTCATCATTTtatggcttttttaaaaactttttaaaaatgcttgctTTAATGGTCTGTTTGTCAGTGCTACTGGAAGGCTGATATTGTGTTGGGTTTTCTGCTGCCCCATACTCTGGGCTTTTCATTTGCTCAGTCCTTTCAGTGCCTGCTGGCTACGAATCTTTTGCTTCTGTTAAAGGACTTTGCCCTATTTTTGTGCTAGGTTGGTTAAATAACAGACTTATTAGGCTTAATTCTAGCCTTGTGTAAATGTTGTTCAGAGCTCGCTTTTACCAGACCCCACCCTTCCATTCTGTCCAGTGACCCAGTTCTTAAAGGGTTTGGAGGGCCCCTTATTGGGATGTGGTTATGGAGAGAGCAGGAAGGGGGAGGAGAAATAAAAGTAATGGTTTCATGAGCCTTTTATGCCTGGAGAAAATGTAGAACTACATGTGTTGTAAGAGCTGGTGTTGGATATTCTGAATCCAGGTACATCATTGAGCTTTTTGGtaaactgttttgtttctgtggCAAGAACCTTCCTTAAAATGAAGATGTTGCCAAactcagctttctttttcctttgtttgtagGTCTAATTCATGAGTGCTGGCAGATCAAATTGAAATACCTAACTGGAAGATGTGGTAGACCTGCAAAACAATCTGCTATACTATACCACTGGTTTTCTAAGCATCTCTCATGatttaaatcttttctttgatCTTCTTTAGATGCTGGCGATCTCCACTGTGGAAGCTTTCAGGAGAATAATCTTTTGGCCTCATACTCATGGCGAGAGGATTCGTTTTACAACCCAAGCTGTCACCATgcagcttgctttgcttttacGTCACCAGTTAGAATGACTGAGACTGGCCAGTTTGATGATGCTGATGAGTGAGGTTGACCCTGGTCAGAACTAAGTTTGGCTTCTGAGTTCGATTATGTCCTTCACCGATTGAGTCATGTCAGGTCCTTTGGCTTGCTTGCAGAGTTCTGTGTAAGGCCAGAAATGCTACACCATCtccgaagttttgcttagactGCTTCTGAGCTGTTTATAAATTGACCATGCTGAACCTCTGGAAACAAGAATGCAGGTGCTAGCTGTAAGGAGTCAATACATTTCTGGACTTTTTGTTTCTATTATATAGATCTATGTTGTTGCTAACGAATTGCTTGAGAGgaagtatttaatttctaaacTTCAGCTTGTTTGCCAAGCTTTGCCAGTTTTGACATGCTGATCCATGTGTGTCTATGTAActtgtggttttctttccttttaatttgatgCTTCAAATTGGTTCACATAGCTTCAAAAACTGTTCTTCCTTCCAGCTTCTCTGTTGTATTTCTATGTTGCAGTTTGTGATTCCATATCTAATTCTGGTGTTTAACAAAATCAGCCATGACAAATACAGActgagttgttttgtttttattttatgtatttcagtATAAAGGGGTTACAAATACGTGATATACATTTTGCAAATACACACGTGGACATACAGTAGGGCCCGCTGCATCCAGTAGCAATGCTGAATGCTTAAGACTGCCTCCCGGCAGAGGTTCCTCCACATCAGACTTTCATGTGTTCGGGCATATTATCCTACAGTCTCACGGTTGTCTTTGTAACGTTCTCATGTGATATCAGATGTGTGATCATGAAGAAAATATCTGTGCTTACACAGTGTCTTGCAGCGTATAATCTCTGTGTCCTGCAAACATGGGAATTAAGGTTCCTGATACCGCTGATACATTTGGGTTTTTGTTATTTATGTTGTGGCAAATGAGGAGATGAGAACACAAATAGCTCCATAAAGCCTCTAAGAGAATAGCTGGAACTAGAACCATAtccttcttgcctttgctttggAGTTAGAGGAAATGTTCTCAAATGAAGCGTATAAGTGGATTGAATGGCTGATCACTTGAGTAACAATCTTCTGCTAATGCTCATGTTTCATAATCTCTTATCTCTCAAGAGATTTTGATGGCTTTGTGTTTTAACACTGATGGATGCTGGAGCACAGGACCGATGTTTGTTTATTCTCAGACGAGGAGTTAACAGTTACTActggaagactttttttaaatattttttttaataaatcatccAATGTAGGAGACTGGAATAATTTATGCATCAGTTTGGAAGGAGGAGGTGAATGACACAGTGATATTTGCTTAATCTTTTCCTTGAGAGCAGAGGAGGACGAGAGCTTGGAAGAGTCTTTTCTTCTGGTACCTTGCAGTTCCTGGTTACCTCTTAGTACCTAGCAAGCCATCAAAGTAAGGAGTGGAAGCCTTGTAGTGCGGTTGCAAGAAAGAGGTCTGTTCTTTTATTCCTGAATGATGGAGTGATCTAGGAATTAGTATTTCCGCCAAAACTTACTTTGGCCTGCCTCCAGAAcacatacatagaatcatagaattgctgaggttggaagggacctttaagatcatcaagtccaacctttaacctaccctgacaaaagccacttctaaaccatgtccctaagtgccccatctaccctttttttaaacacctccagggatggtgaatccaccatctccctgggcagcctattccaatgtttaataaccctttcagtgaaaaaatgtttcctaatatccaatctaaacctcccctgacatacaTACATCAGAAAGCACAGTCTAAAAGACTTGTTCTTTCCCTGCATGGCAAGAAAGCACTAGTTGTGCTCTCTAAGGCATTGGGGATGTTTTGTTGTTCTGTGGAGTGCTGTGTATATGAGAGAGAGTGCCGCTCTTTGAGTCCTGCATTAGTTAGAACATACACTTGACTCTCTGGAATAGCAGTGAGAATTGATTATGCCCAGCTTACCAGGTTTGGATATATAGTGACTTCTTTCTCTGAGAAAACAGGAATGAAACTCTGAGCGTAACTATAACTGGCTCATCAACTGGAGTAAAATTGTTGATTTGCATTTATAAATGCGATATTAATCAATATAAAGTGAGTACAGATTACTTTTGAAATAACAATACACCAGgaaattttaaaagttcttcTGAAAAAGCCCAGGCTATTCTGTAAGCCCATTTATTGCTTCCCAGGCTTCAGCTGTAGATGGCAACGCTCAACGCTACCCTGCAGAGGGCAGCAAAAAATTGTCTACCCTGCTCAGCGTATTTTCATCTGGCACTAGGTTTCATCAGCGAGTGTCAGATCCCCGGGCTGGATTTCTAACGTTGATAGCAACTTAGATCTGTGTTCCCCAGTGAAACTGATTCATGGCCCTGAttagtttctcatttttttaatttcactccaAAGTTATACTTAGTGCACTGAAAAATTTCTCCCATGGCTGAGAAAAGAACATCACTTGACTTTGggcttaatatatttttttactatGCCTGTGGGAGATGTCCCACTGTATTTAATAAAGATGAAACTAACAGAATTCTGTGGAAGCAAACCCgcctttttcagatttttttttaaaaggataaccAAAATGTCTTTATAACATCAATTAGGATTACTTTCTTCCTGTATGGTTACAAAATTCCACCAGTACCGTAGTCTTCAAGCCATTTTCTGTGCCCTCTGTAAATCAAGTTTGTTTTTGCAGCCTGCACCTTTAATTGCAGTCAGCCTTGTCTATCTTGACTGTCTTGATATTTGAGGAGAAATTGTCTTGAATGCCTGTCTTGCCAAGCTGATTGTATTTTAAATGATTGTAAActtaaaagatttgttttcagttCCCCTTTAAGGTTAAAACTGACACCGCCCCCACCAGCTTTGGAAAAAATGGCATCAGGGTTTTACAGCAGAGATGAATTGCGCTCTCTAGGGATATGTTGGCAAATGTAACTTCATTTGTCTTGGCCCTGCTTGTTAGGAAAGGGGCTTAATGTAAAGCTTGATCTGAATGCTCTCAAACATCAGTGGGATTAGAAAACCAGGTGCAGACTTCTCAGAAAGCATCTCCCTGGAAGAATTTGAAACCAAGCTCACAGATTCCAATGTTTCTGTACTACAGAGTGTTTCAAATTCCATTATGAATCTTGCACTGAGCCTGTTTTGTGTTGACACAAGTGTGTCATTCTAGACAAGAATACATTGCAATTAAAAGCAACGTAAGGTAACACGTGAGCCAACAATTTAAGCCAAGAGTGTCAACCCTTCAGCCTGCTCAAATTATTGGAGGGAAAAGAGTCCCATTACAGGACCAAGATCATGTGTACACAAGCAACACATTAGCAGTAGATAAATCAGTTAGAAAATTTATAAGAAGTGTCAAAGATTTCTCAGTTAAATGCGCATACATCTCTAACAAGATTTCCCCATTCTATATCAACAGTATAAGATACCATTCAAAGGACAGAAGGCGCTACTGCAGGTTAATATCTTGCTGGGTTTATGTTGTGGGGGGAGATTTAGTAGCGTGGCATAATATGGTGACTCAGGAGGAGACCTGTGTGCAACTCTGAAGCTGCCCTTGCTTTTTTTCTCGTTTCCCTGTTTTACAGGTAGAGATAATGATACCAGCCTGTGCATAAAGTACTTCAAATTCTCTCAGCAAGAAATTTTGTCTAAATAgtgagctgtttaaaaaaaaaaaaaaaaaaaagaaaacaaagccaaacacaAAACAGAGTTTGGATTTTCCCTGAACAGGacagcaaagaaatgaaaacttgCTTTGGGTGCATCTGTTGTTTCCTTTGAGGCCTACAGGGAATGATTTGCAAGAGGAAATAATTGAAGGAAATGTGTTCATATTTCCTGTTGATTAGGTACAGCATTTAATTCATACATCAGATTGAGACAGGGGTTTCTTGCTCTTATATAACCACAAAATCCAGCcccttttaatgtcttttaaagaCACTGCTGCTTGACTTGTTGTTTTGTCCCACCTTTTAACTAGCATGCATTCGCTTTTAAGCAGAGAAAACGTCTCCAGTGTTGAGGGAACTACGTGAATAGTTTCACAGACTAAAGGAAAAATGCTGATGGCAGCAGCTTATCCTGACCATCTGCTGCTTCCAAGGACACCAGTGTAAATCCCATTGTAACAAAGGTCATTTTGTGAAGCTAGTGGATAAGTCTCTGTAGGCACGGAGAAGGAACTTTTGATAGTTACTCGCTGTGGTTCTGTATTGCAAACGTAGTCATCGGAGGCTTGAGTATTAGAGGATAAAATTGTGGTGGAGTTGTTAGTCCTGGGAGCACCAGCTGCTTCCTAGCATAGCTTCCTAGCTTGGCAGAAGAAACTAACCTACTGAAAAAAGCTGCAAAGTACACAATCCTACTAACTGTTTTTAGTGACGGAAACTGCTTCCTTTAAGCGTTTGGAATagatcctcagctggtataaactgTTGCAGCTCATTACCCAAGCAGAAGCTCTATGCAATGCCTGTGTCATCTCTGAGCTAAAGCTCACGTTCAGTGTTTCATTATTGCTGTGGATTTTACTTCTTAATATAATGGGCTCTCTTTACATTCATTGTAGCTCTATTGTCCTTCACAGAGCAAAAAACATGAATGTGGCTCAATGTCTGCCTTTGTTTCTTTgcaggttgttttggtttgggtgtgGTTTTTTCCACATTGAGGATAGCGAATTTCAGGACATGTAGCAGAAATCAGCCTAGGAAAGTTAACTTCTGGTAATTCAACAAGTCTTGATTCTCTGGCCTGAGTTATTTTAATCAAACCTTTTCTGTCTGCCTGCAACTTCTGCATTTAGACCTAGAAAATCTTTTCATTCTGTGATGCAGGAATTTAAGACTGAGTTGTATACATAAGTTGTATGTATTTGTGTATGAGCCGGAGGTCtcagtttgttttatttccctgAAGGGAAAGTACCAGTTAATTCTGCTCAGTTCTTTTTGAGCTATTGGTCCTTAGTAAAATTTAAATTGAGCAATACATTTTCTGTGAGACCTAGGGTACCAGAGAATGCCAACTTCTCAttctgctgctttgcagttttAATCAGTGTAGGTATTGCGGACTCTTGTTCCGACATTAAACAATATATTTAGTATTTCTATCTCTACCTCAGGAACGACTCCAGAACTTTCATGTTCTTACTGAGGAGTTCCTTCAGTTACTTAACACatactagaaaatattttgttgtttttttaattatttgattacAGATAAAGTAATATCATTTCATCTGTAGTCTTTGTCCAGACACCTTATGGGTTTGTGAGTAAACGTTCAACATTGCAATATAGAATTGGCTGGGTACAGTCATCTGGGAATTGTGTAACTCCGTCTCCCGCTGTACGTGTTACATGCTCAAATGCTTCTGGGGGAGTAAATAGGTGTGACAGTGTGATTAAACAGGACCTATACTCTATGGCAGAGAGTACAACCTCCTTTTATGTAACTGCAGttccagagagaaagaaaaagtattttagctGAGCAGGTCTTCACAGTGTTGGTGGCAGTAGTGTGGTAGAATTGGAGCAGCAAGACCAGAGgaacagaatcacggaatcttcagagttggaagggacctctagagatcatctagtccaactcccctgctagaccaggattgcctaaagcacatccctcagggctgcatccaggcgggtcttgaaaatctccagagaaggggactccacaccctccctgggcagcctgttccagtgctctgtcaccctcactgtaaagaagtttttccgtgtatttgaacggaacttcctatgttctagcttgtgcccattgccccttgtcctgttgctgggaaccattgaaaagagcctggctccgtcctccttaaacccaccctttaggtacttgtaaacattaatcaggtcccccctcaaccttctcttctccaggctaaagagtcccagctctttcagcctttcctcataagggaggtgctccagtcccacaatcatcttggttgccctacgctggactcgctccagcagttccctgtccctcttgaactggggagcccaaaactggacacagtactccagttgtggcctcaccagtgcagagtagagggggagaatgacctccctcgacctactggccacagtcttccctatgcagcccaggatgccattggccttcttggcgacaagggcacactgctggctcatggataatttgctgtctaccaggacccccaggtccttctcctcagagctgcttcccagcatgtccgcccctaacatatactggtgtttggcattcttccttcccaggtgcaggaccctacacttgctttggttgaacctcatgaggttcttctctgcccagctctccagcctgtccaggtcacgctggatggcagcacggccctctggagtgtcggccacccctcccagcttggtatcatcagcaaacttgctgaggatacactctgtcccctcatctaggtcattaatgaatatattgaacaaaattggtccaagtattgacccctgagggacaccactcgttacaggcctccaactggactctgtgccgct from Rissa tridactyla isolate bRisTri1 chromosome 15, bRisTri1.patW.cur.20221130, whole genome shotgun sequence includes the following:
- the COPRS gene encoding coordinator of PRMT5 and differentiation stimulator, yielding MAAAIESVGFEEEQLSDKRETMIWKPRKEHLLKNIPNVLDSESEESEFSDTSHNENDVSGSPVDCVHTHSDLEDLDGEVSSMSEAVTFPELQTASLYEAEEDWDKELENSECNPYDAGDLHCGSFQENNLLASYSWREDSFYNPSCHHAACFAFTSPVRMTETGQFDDADE